Part of the Desulfurobacterium pacificum genome, TGAAGAGGAGATGTCTCAGCATATACCTAACAATAAAGGTGATGCTTACAACTTGCTTATATTCCCCCGCTTTAAAGCTACTCACGTGATTCTCACACAGGGAGCTTTAAAGAAAACGGGGAATCCGTTAGACCTTGCGTTGAAGGGAGAAGGATTTTTTGCTGTTAAGACAAAAACCGGTGAGGTTTACACGAGGAACGGACATTTTTTCCTTTCACCAGATGGAAGGTTAATAGATGCGAACGGAAATCCTGTTCTTTCAATAGATGACCAGGAAATTATCCTCAATCCTGATAAACCTGTTACTGTTACGAAAGATGGTGTTATCTATCAGGGAAATGAGCGTGTTGCTGTTTTAAAAATTGTTAACTTTCAAAAGATAGCGCCTTTAGGAAGTTCTTATTACAAGGGGCAGGGAACGCCTCAGGCTACTGATGCTGCAGTTTTGCAGGGTTACCTTGAGTCTTCAAACGTTGACCCGGTTAAGGAGATGGTCGCTTTAATAGAAGCGCAGAGGCGTTTTGAAATGTACGGCAATCTTATAAGAGGACTTGATAGGTTAAATGAGAAGAGCAATGAGATTGGTAGAGTTTAAGGGAGGGAGCTATGCTTAGGGCTTTGTGGACTTCAGCTTCCGGTATGGAAGCTCAGCAAACGAATTTAGATGTTATTTCTAACAACATAGCTAACGTGAATACTGTTGGTTTCAAGAAATCAAGGGCAAACTTTGAAGATTTGATATATCAGGACATCAGAGACCCGGGCGTTATGAGTTCAGATGAAAATAGAGTCCCTTCCGGTATTCAGATAGGTCTCGGGGTGAAGGTTTCTGACGTCAGCAAGATATTTACGCAAGGTTCTCTGATGAAAACCGATAAGCCTTTAGACGTGGCTATTCAGGGGAAGGGATTCTTCAGGATAGAACTTCCCGGTGGGGGTTACGCTTATACGAGGGCTGGGGATTTCCAGCTTGACGATGAAGGTTACATCGTTACCCCTGAAGGCTATAGGTTGTCTCCTAACATTCAGATTTCTTCACCGGAAACGGTAGTTAACATTTCTATAAGCCCAAACGGTAAAGTTTACGTGGTTAGGAATACAGGGGGGCAGGAGGTTACAGAAGAGGTTGGTAACATAAAACTTTACAGATTTATCAATCCTGCCGGTTTGAAAGCTATTGGAGGTAATCTGTTAGTTCAAACAGACGCCTCTGGTGAAGCTATAGAAGGTGACCCTAACACTGATGGTTTCGGCAAGTTAGCGCAGGGCTTTTTAGAAGCTTCAAACGTTAACATAGTAGAAGAGATGGTGAATCTAATTGTTGCGCAGAGAGCCTATGAGATAAATTCTAAGGGAATAATAACCGCTGATGAAATGCTTAGGACTGTTGCGTCGCTTAAGTCTTAATTTCCTTTTCCTCTTTGTTTTTTTCTTTGCTGTGTCGGCTTTTGGCGCTGACGTTGTTTTAAAGGACAAAGCTAAAGTCAGTTCCGATTTTGTGTACTTGAAGGACATTGCCGTTATCAAAGGTTCACCGGTTGAAAGACAGGTTCTTTCGGGTATTGTTGTTTCCGATTCTCCCTACCTCTGCCGAACGAAGGTTTTAAACGTTAATGACGTAAAGAACAGAGTTATTGACTTTCTTAAAAAGAACGGAGTTAACGTTAAGGTAAGTTTTAAAGGGTCTCCTATTGTTGAAGTTAAGCGTTTGTGCGCGGAGTTACCTGCTGATAAAATCTCGCAGCGGTTAAAGAGTTTGATAGAAAAGGAATATCCGGGCTATATCTTTGTTTCTGCTTCTGTGCCTCATATCACGTTGCCCTATTCTAACTTTAAGACGGTTATTTCTATTCAGTCTTTGGGAGATTATTACGGGCGTGCCTTATGTCAGGTGGTTGTAAATGGAAGCGTTGTTAAAAGAATCTGGATTCCCTTTAGAGTTGAAAGGAAGGTTAGCGTTGTAGTGGCAAAAAGAGTGATTCCTAAGGGGAAGGTAATAAGTGGTGCCGATGTCGTGGTTAAAGGTATCCCTCAAAGTAAAGCGAGAGACGGAATCGCTTCTCTTTCTGAGGTAGTCGGAAAGGTTGCTAAGAGGGATTTTAGGGCAGGGGAAGTTATAAAGAGGAGAGATTTAGTTCCTAACTTTATCGTTTTTAAGGGTAAGCCTGTAAAAGTTATATACGATAGCGGAGGAATTCATATAGAGCTTTTGGGCGTTCCTATGGAAAATGGGGCTTTAGGGGATATAATAAGAGTTAAAAACATTTCTACTGGAAAACAGCTGATATGCAAGGTTATTGGAAAAAATACCGTTACCTTTGTATCTCACTAACCCTGATTGCTTTGTTTTCTTGCGGTTCTGAAGAGAAGGTGAAGGTTGTTTATTCTCCACCACCTCCGCCGCCGGCTTATTCCCCGAAAGCTGCTTCTCCAGGTTCGCTGTTTAACGGCTATGACAATCTGTTTTCGGATGCTAAGGCTCATAACATTGGTGATATAGTAACTATAAAGGTTTATGAATCACTTTCCGGTTCAGGCAGCGCCTCTACTACTACCGGTAAGCAGACGACTTTTGATATTAACGTTAATAAGCCCACGATTTTAGGTAAGGAAGTTCCTGGAAAAACGAAAAATCCCCTCCTCAACTTCTCCACCTCTCCCAAAACCGACTTCAAGGGTCAAAGTTCAACGAAGAGAGATGCCAAACTCATAGCTACGATAACGGCGAGAGTGGTAAAAGTTTACCCGAACGGTAACCTTTACATAGTTGGAGAGAAGATTATAAAGATTAACGACGACGTTCAGGTGCTTAAAATTTCCGGTATAGTCAGACCTTCCGATATAGAGCCGGATAATTCCGTTTCTTCCTCTAAAATTGCTGATATGTACGTTGAGTATAACGGTAAAGGTTACGTGAACGAAAATCAGCGTCCTGGTTGGCTTGCAAGGTTTCTAATGAAAATCTGGCCCTTTTAAAGGAGCGCTATGTTTGGAAGATTGCTACTGCTTTTCTTTCTGTTGACAGCTACGGCATTCGGAGCGAAGGTAAAGATAGGGACGGAAGTTAACGTTGTTGGCGTTAGACCCAACTACCTGACCGGATACGGTATTGTTGTTGGGCTTGACGGCACCGGTGATGGAACGACCAGCGTTTTTACTTTGCAGAGCATTGCAAACATGCTTCGCAAGATGGGTATTTACGTTGACCCTAAGAGCGTGAAAACGAAAAACGCTGCGGCAGTGATTGTTACTGCTAAGTTGCCTCCTTTCGCAAAGCCTGGTATGACTTTTGACGTTGAAGTGGCTTCTTTAGGAGATGCGAAAAGTCTTGCCAACGGCGTTTTGATAAGGACGCCCCTTTTAGGACCTGACGGCAAAATTTACGCTTTTGCTCAAGGTCCCGTTTCAACAGGAGGAGGTTATACCGAATCAAACAAAGGGGGTAAGGTACAGAAGAACTTTTCCACTACCGGAATTATCCCGAACGGTGGTATTGTTGAAAGGGCGCTTCCTTTTGAACTTAGCGATGAAAAGACGCTGACTCTTACCTTGAAGCATCCCGATTTTTCTTTAGCCAATGAGATAGCAACGGTCATTAACAGGCACTTTGGAAAGAAGTTGGCAGACGCTGTGGATTCAGCTACTGTAAGAGTGAGCTATCCTGAAAACGTTGATAGGGTGAAGTTCATTTCCGAAGTCTTGAACCTGCAGATAGATACGACTCCGGAACCTACCGTTGTTATCTATGAAAGGACGGGAACGGTAATAATGAGTGGAGATATTAAGATAGACCCGCCCGTTTACGTTTCTCACGGCAACATTTACGTTTCGGTTACCAAGACGCCTGTTGTTTCTCAACCGCCGCCGTTTTCAAGCGGTAACACCACCGTTACTGAAAAGGTTACAACAACGGTAAAAGAAGAGAAGGGGAGGATTTTTTCTATCAATTCTCCTTCTTTAAGGGATTTGGTTAAGGCTTTAAACGAGCTTGGCGTTTCACCAGGTGACCTGATAGCAATTATTCAGGCTATAAAAGCAGCCGGTAAATTACACGCTAAAGTTATAATAATGTAGCTTTCAAAGGGGGTGTTTTGTGCTTCCTGAAGTGGAGATGGCAAAAAGCTATTGGGATTTAACTTCTATTGAGCAAGAAAAGAAGCTTAAAGATGTTGCGAAAGAGTTTGAGGCGTACTTTTTCAGAGTTTTTCTAAAAGAAGCGGAAAAGACGATACCGGAAGGTTTGTTCAATAGCTCGTTTGCAGCCAAGTTTTACTTAGATATGTTTTCCATGCAGCTTTCTGAAGTTATCGCTCAAAAAGACCCACTTCATTTTGATTCTTTTTTTGAAAAAGCAATCAAAGCCTACCAGAGTTATGGAAAGGAAGGCTGATGAAAGAGACGCTTTCTCTTTACTACACTAAATTTTACAAATATTCCGATGTTCTTTTTGTCGTTCTTATACTTGCGATTTTGGCTTCAATGATACTCCCTATTCCTCCGTTTGTTCTGGATATTCTTTTAACAGCCAGTATTACATTTTCTCTCATTATCCTTATGGTGACTGTTTACGTTAACCACCCCCTTGAACTTTCTTCTTTTCCTTCTTTGCTTCTTTTAGCTACTCTTTTTAGGTTGTCCCTTAACGTTGCTACTACAAGGAGGATACTCCTTCACGGTAATGAAGGTCCTGACGCTGCAGGTAGCGTTATTAAGGCTTTTGGCGAGTTCGTTGTCGGTGGCAATTACGTTGTCGGTCTTGTAGTGTTTTTCATCTTGGTTGTTATTAACTATATCGTTATAACGAAAGGAACTGAACGTATTTCTGAAGTGGCAGCAAGGTTTACGCTTGATGCGATGCCTGGAAAGCAGATGAGTATAGATGCAGACCTTAACGCAGGATTGATAGATGAGCAGGAGGCAAGGAGGCGGAGAGAGGAAATAGCAAGAGAAGCAGACTTTTACGGCGCTATGGACGGTGCTTCAAAGTTCATTCGTGGTGATGCTATAGCAGGGATAATTATTACCTTTATCAACATTATAGGTGGTCTCATAATAGGTGTTTTTCAACATCACATGAGTTTTGCAGATGCAGCAAAAACGTTTACCCTTCTAACTGTAGGTGATGGTCTTGTTTCTCAAATTCCTTCACTAATTACCTCTACAGCTGCCGGTTTAATGGTAACAAGAGCTGCCGCTGAAACCGATTTAGGTCATGAGATATTTAAGCAGTTAACGAGCTACTATAAACCGCTTTTTATGGCATCTTTGGCTCTTGCTATTATGGCGATAGTTCCCGGCATGCCTACCGTTCCTTTCGCACTTCTTTCTGCACTTATAGCTGCTGTGGCTTACATGATATATCAGTCTGAAAAGCAGAAAGAGATAGAAGAAGCTGAGAAGAAAGCTCGTGAACTTTTAAAACAATCACAGAAAGCGGAAGAGAAACCTGAAGATATTGTTGTTCAACCCGAGCCTCTTGCTTTAGAGATAGGTTATTCGCTTATTCCTTACGTTGATGAGTCGCAGAACGGAGAAATCGTAAAGAAAATAAGAAATTTGCGTAAACAGATAGCCAAGGAGTTGGGGATAATAGTGCCTCTTATTCATTTAAAAGATAACCTTGAACTTAAACCCGGCGAGTATCGGATTCTGTTAAGGGATGTGGAAATAGCCAGAGGTGAGGTTATTCCGGGTAAATATTTAGCTATAGATACTGGAGGAACGAAAGGGAAGATAGAAGGTATTCCTACTAAAGAACCTGCATTCGGTTTAACTGCTTACTGGATAGACGAGAGTCAAAAAGATAGAGCCAAACTTTTGGGTTATACAGTAGTTGACGTTCCTACCGTTATAGTTACTCATCTATCGGAAGTCATAAAGAAACATGCTCATGAAATCGTTAGTAGGATAGAAGTTAAACAGTTAGTTGATAATCTTTCTAAAAAGTATCCTGTGGTAAAAGATATAGTTCCTGAGATTGTTCCTTACGGAATTCTTACAAAAGTTGTTCAAAATTTACTCAGGGAAGGAATTCCAGTGAAAGATTTGCTTACTATTATTGAAGCGGTGTCTGATAATATAGAGAAAACGAGAGACCCGGACGTTTTAACTGAGTTTGCGAGGCAGGCTCTTTCAAGGCTTATTACGAGTCTTTATGCGAAAGATGGAGTTATAACTGCTCTTTCTCTATCTCCGGAAGTTGAAGATTATATTGTGGAGAAGGTTAAGCAGAACAACGGTTATTTGCCTCCTCTTGATCCTGTATTTGTTCAGAATTTGGTAAAAGCTGTAAGCCAGAACGTTGAAAAGTTTATAATTAACCAGATAACGCCGGTGATATTGACCTCTCCGGCTGTTAGGAGATACGTAAGGCGCATATTAGAGCCTTACCTTCCAAGCGTTGCTGTGCTTTCTTATACGGAAGTAGAACCAGGCGTTAAGGTTAACCTAATAGGGACGGTTAAAACAGAATGAACGTGAAGGTTTATGAGGGAAAGGATTTTGAATCTGTGGTAGAAAAAGCGAAAAAAGAGTTGGGAGAAGATGCTTATATTCTTTATTACGAGGTAGAGAAGAGGGGGATTCCACCTTTCAGAAAAAAGTACTTTAGAGTGTTTTTCTCTGTAAACGGTGGGAAGCAGAAAGAGGGAGAGAGCGTTCAAGAGATTCAGAAAGTTGAAAAAGAGATAGAAGAATTAAAACAGTTAGTTTCAGAAATTAAAAATGCTGTAGAGAATCAATCAAGCGTTCCTTTGCCTGTTCCAGAACATATTGACAACGGCGTGTTTTTAGGAAAAGAGATACTTACTGAGTTTACAGGAGACGCTGTTGAACTGATACAGATTTTAGTTAAAAAAGGAGTTAAACCTGAAGTTGCTGCTGAAATTGTTAAAGAGTCCTGTGGACTTGATATAGAAACTGAAAAGCTTGACCTTAATACGTCTTCCTTTAAAGAAGCTCTTTTAAAAGGTATTTCTGCAAAAATTAACTTTACAGGAGATTTTCAGCCTAAAGAAGGAGAGAAGGTTGTTTACGCTTTTGTAGGTCCTACAGGTGTTGGTAAGACGACCAACCTTTTTAAGTTGGCTTCAAAATTTGTTATAGAGGAAGACCTAAAAGTTGGAATAATAACAACTGACACGTTTAAAGTGGCTGCCGTTCAGCAGGTTAGAGAGTATGCTCACGTTCTTAATATTCCCTACTTTGTTGTTTCCGATTCAAAGAAAATGAAAGAGGTTATGGAAAAGATAGAAGACTTGGACGTTATTCTTATTGATACTGTTGGTAGGAGTCATTACGACTACTGGCGATTGGGAGAAATAAAGGTTACTCTGTCTGGATTGAACGTACCTTTAAACGTTGTTTTGCTTGTAAGCTGTAATTACGAAACTTCTGAAGCTGTAGAGGTTGTTAACAGGTATAGGTCTTTCTTTCCAGTGAACGCTCTTTTCTTAACGAAGTTGGATGAAACTTCTAAGCCGGGTAACTTGCTCAACTTACCGTTTATAACTTCTTTGCCTCTTTCTTATATTAGTACCGGGCAAAGGGTTCCTGAAGACTTGAAAGTTCTTTCTCCTGAAGTTATTACAGACATTCTGTTAGGGAAATAGATGAATAGTCAATTGGAGAGTTTAGCTAAAGCTATCAAGAGGAAGAAAAAGAAAAAGAAGCGGTGTAAGGTAATAACTGTATCAAGCGGTAAAGGCGGTGTTGGTAAAACGGGAGTTTCCATTTCTTTAGCCTACGCCTTGTCTTCTATTTTTGGTAAAAAAGTGCTTCTACTTGATTGCGATATTGGGCTTGGGAACGTTCACGTTGTTTTAAATTTAAGACCGGATAAGAGTATTCGTTCTTTGCTTAACGGCGAAAAGATAGAAAATGTGATTCAGAGCGTAAAAGGACTTGATGTTATTTTGGGTTTTTCTGGGATAGAGAGTTTCATTGATTTTGAGTCTTTTGAATCGGCAGATTTTATCTACCAGTTGGAAAAAGTTTTTGAGAATTACGATTACGTGGTTATAGATAACGCAGCTGGTCTAAATAAGCAAACGGTTAGTTTTTCAAGAATTGCCGATTCTACTTATATCGTTACTACACCCGAACCGACTGCTTTAACGGATGCTTACGCTTTTGTTAAGTCTATGTACAAGCTGTACGACTATAGCAGCTTTAAGGTAATCATCAATATGTGTGCTTCCAAGAGAGAGGGCTATAAAACTTATGAAAGGTTGAGAGATTCGGCTAAAACCTTTTTGGGACTTAACTTGCCTCTTGTGGGAATCTTACCGTTTTCAGAAAGGGTAAAGGAATGTTTGTTGAAAAAGAAATTGATTCTTGAATCTTATCCTTCAGACCCTTATTCTTTGGAAATTAAGAGGATTGTTCAGCTTGAGGTAGGTGAGATTATTAAAGAGGATTTAAAGGAGGGATTTATCAGCAGGTTGTTAGGTTTCTTAAAGTGAGAGGGATTGGTTAGATGTACAAAAAGTCAAAAAAGGAAATCGTACTGGAAAACCTACCGTTGGTTAAAAAGGTGGCGAGTAAAATTTACAAAAGGCTTCCTGATAATACTCTTGAGTTTGAGGAGCTGGTAAACGTTGGAGTTATTGGTTTGATAAAAGCTATAGATAAGTATGATGAGAATAAGGCTAAATTTTCTACCTATGCTTATATAAAGATAAGGGGGGAGATTTTAGATTTTTTGAGAAAGTTGGATTTTGTTTCCAGGGGAGTTAGGGAGAAGATAAAGAATGGAGAGATTGAGGATATAAAGGGCGAAGCAGCAGTTTTTCTTAGTATAGAAGAAGCTCTTTTTGGAGATGATAGTACCTTGACTTTGGGCGATACGCTTGCTTCTGCAGATGATTCTCCTGAAGATATAGTTGTTTTAAAGGATTTGAAGGAAGCTTTAGCTAAGGCGATATCGCAGCTTAACGATAATGAAAAACTTGTACTTCAACTTCTTTTCGTTGAAGAATTTGATTTGAAGTCTGCAGCGGAAGTTATGGGAGTTTCAGTTTCCCGAGTTTCTCAGATTAAAAAGGCTGCTCTTTTAAAGTTAAGAGAGTACTTGAAAGATTCTGTATAATAGAAGCAGGTTTTATTTGGGAGAATAGAGATGATTAATCTCCTCTCGTTATTTTTTTTCAACGGTAAAAGTTTAAAGAGTATAAGTAAGGGGAAGGAAACTACTGTTGAATCTGTGGGAAGGGCGGGAGGTTTTGAGCAGTTATTACAGCTGTTTGATTCTAAGGAAGTTAAGGGTATCGGTACTGATAAGCAGAGAAAAGAGATAGCCGACGTATTTTCAAAGTTTTGTAGTGCAGGAAAAAGAGAATTTAAGGTTCTGAATTTGAATAGTGAAAATAAGAAAAAAGTTAAAAGAAAAGAACTGTTAGGAAATGAGTTTAAATTGGTAAGCTTTGAAAAGGAAGGGCAAGAAAAAATTAAAAATAGCGCCATAGGTGGGCTGAAAAATAGAGTGTTCACTTTGAAGCCGAAAGAAGGGGGAGTGGAAAGTAAGGTTAAGGTTAGTGTTAGGGGGCTTAGTGGGAAGGGGGAAGATAAAAAGAATGGTATTGCGGTAAGTGTTAAAGTGAAAAGAGAAGAAAAAGGGCAGAGAGAGAAAGTTAAAAAGGAAGTAAAAATTAAAGCTTCTCATCAAAATTCTCAGCAGGTAGCTCCGGCGATTTTTAAAGGTGAAGAGGTAAAAAAAGGGAAAAGAAAGTCTGTAGTTTTTGATAGGGTTTTGAAGGCTCCGGAAGAGAGGAACGACAGAATTTACGCAGAGATTGTTCCAAACGTTGTTTCAAAGCCTGTTGGTAATTTAAATGTTGATAAAACTCCTCTGCAATTGGAAGTTAGTTTAGAGAAGAAAAGGAAAGTTAATGGTAATTATGTTGAGAATAAAAAGTTAAAACTGAAAGGTGAAAAAATTCTTTTATCGGAAAGGGCGAGAAAGGCGGTTAAGACTTTAGCTGTGAAAGAGAAAAAAGAAAAGAAAGTTGTCCGTTTGCCGTTTGATGTGAGGAATGTTAAGGAATTTGTTCTCAACGTTTCAGAAAGGGAACAGGTATCGCGAATTGTTGATGCTGTCAGGCGGGATTTTTCCTTTACTTCGGTGGTTCAACATAGGAGTGAAAAAAGTGAAGTTCCTGTGATGAATAACTTTACCTCTAACTATCAAAACATTCCACTGCACGATGTGAGTAATCCTTCGTTTTCTAGTTACTCTCAGAGCGGTAATTCTAACGACCAGACTTTTACTCAAGGTAAGGAAAATAATGGCTTGTTTCAGAATTTTTCTCAGTTTGAGATAAACCTTGAGCAGTTTTCAATGAAGGCTACTTATCGTACCGGTTTTATAAATCTGCAGCTTAACTTTTCTAATTTATCAATGGTTGATTCGGCTTTAATAGAAGAGGTTAAAAACGTTATCCGTTCTATGAATATGGGAGGGACCTTTACGTTTAAGGTAAAAGGAAAATCACTTTATTCCGGTAGGGTTGAAAAAGAAAAAGGCTCAGTAGAACTTAGAGTATAAAAGATGAGAGCGCTGCTGTTAGTATTGGTGTTTTTTTCGTTTTTTTTACCGCTGCAAGGATTTGCCAAACTTGAAAAAGGTTCTTCCTTGAATCTTGAAAGAGAAAAGATTCTGTTTCAAAGGGGATTGAGGCAGTTTAAAATAGGCTCTTATTCAACTGCTCTTGAGTATTTTCTCAAAGCTTTAAAGCCTAACTCTCCGTATTACAGGAAAGCTCTTTTAATGCTTGCCAAAACCTACTACGCTATAGGTAGGAAAACGGGGGAGAAAAAATATCTGTGGCAGGCACTTAATTATATTCAGCTTTACTTCATTACTTTTAAAGAAGATGAGCAGCTTCCTTGGGACTACTATTACACTAAAGCGAAGATTTATGAATCTTTGGGTTTCTATGAGCAGGCTTTAGCCCTTTATAGGGTTGCTTTTTTGGCTGCGAAGACCGAGGATGAAAAGATAAAAACAACGGTGGGGATTATAAGAACAGCGGTGTGGATAAGAAGACCCGATATGGCAGATGAGTATTACATACTTATATCCACTTCTAATTTCATAACGCCGCAGGAAGATAAAGAATTGGAGTTTGTACGTGGTTTAATGCTGTTTAGCAAGGGAAGGTATAAAGAAGCTCTGCCGTTTTTCTTTAAAGTTTATAGGCAGTATGAAAATTATTTAATAGATAATCCGGAGTATTACTATTACGTAGCCGAAAACGTTTATAGAACCGGAAATTTAAAGTTAGCAGAGCAGCTTTTTAGAAGGATAGTAAGTCTTACTAAAGACCCTTTGGTTGTGAGGAAGTCTATTTTAAGGTTGGGGGATATTGAACTTAGGAGGGGAAATAGGAAGTTAGCTTTTGTTTACTACTATTCGGTGATTAGAGATTATCCTGAAACGCAGGAAGCTCAGGTTGCTCGTCTGAAGATAATTCCTATGATGAAGTATCCAGAGATTAAGTACAGGACGGAGCTTACGAAAGATAAAGCATTTAAAGACCCTATAAAGTATGTGGCTCAAATTTTAGTAAATTATAGAACTACTTACGTAGGAGTTTACGCTCTTGCAGATTTGGGATATCTGGTTTTCAAAATAGGTTCTCCAGAAAGCGTTTTTAAAAGACTTACATGGGAAGTTTCTCTTATTTTTCCTCAACAGGTAAAGTATGAGCAAGCGGAGTTTTTCCGCTCTTTGTGGTCGCCATATTTGTTGTCTCTTCCTGCTGAAAAGATGTGTGAACTTTATAGGTCTAATCCTGAGTTTTTCCAGAGTATTTTTAGCAGACAGGTTCTTTTGAAAGTAGCTTCAGACCTTAAGATGTGTAATATGAGGAGACTACGAATAAAGCTTTTAGAGTTTATGATTAAAAAGTGGAATACCGATGAGGACATAATATTAATGGCTAAGGCTTTGTATGATAGCAGGGAGTTTGAGGATGCTCTTCGTTTTCTGAGCAAGGTTAAAGATAAGCACAGGTGTGATTATTGGAAGTTGGTTTATGAGATTTCCATTTTTCTTCCTGAAAAGAGACGTAGTAATTTAAAGCCGTTGGAAACAGCTTGCAGAAGTGAGGATTTAACGGTTACTGCAATTAAAATCTACTATTTATCCGCAAATGGAAAACTTGAGAATGCTTTTAATCTTTTAAAAAGTAATGTAGAAACTATAGTAAAAGAGTATAATAAATCAGCGGTTGTTAAGGCAGCAGTTGATAAGTTTTTGGATGTGGCTCTGTTAAGAGGGAATTATGGTTTTTCTTACGCTCTCTCCAAGTGGTTGTTGGAAGGAGGGGAAAAGGATTGCTATACTTATAGTTACTTTACCATCTCTTCTGTGAGGTTGGGTAGGATTAAGGAAGCAAAAAGCGTTTTGCCTGATTTGAAATTATGTAAGGACGACTTTGCGAAGCTTGCAGAGATTGTTTATCAGGATGCTGTGATGCAGGAGGAGTTGAGATGAAAGGGGTGTTTGGGGAGGTGGATTTTTTAGAAAAGTGGTCTTCTTTTTATTTTGATAGGTCTAAGGTTATACAGAGTAATATTGCTAATGTTGATACACCTTTTTATAAACCCAAAGATTTGGTCTTTGAGAGAGAACTTGAGCGTTCTATCCCTCTTAAAAAAACAGACCCGAAACATATTGACCCTTCTGCTGAGGAAAAATTGAAAGAAGTTGAAGTTCAAGATGTTAGCGGTTATGATGGGAATAAAGTTAATTTAGATAAAGAACTGGGAAAGTTGGCTGAGACTGCAATAATGGTAAGGACTTTAAATGAAATTATTCGTAAAGAGATGGGAAAGCTTAAGCTGAGCATTCAAGGGAGGTAGTTGTGATATTTAAAGGGCTTGAGATATCCCTTACAGGTATGATAGCTCAAAGGGTTAGGATGGATATTCATTCCAGTAACCTTGCAAATGCGAATTCCCTTGATGAAAACGGACAGCCGTACAGACGAAAAATACCTATTTTTGAGGCTGTTTTGCAGAAAGAGGGTAATCTATCCTTTTATGAAGTTAGGGTAAAGGAAATAACAGAAGACCCATCTCCGTTCAAAATGAAGTATGACCCTACAAATCCTCTAGCAGATAAGAACGGATACGTTAAGCTTCCTAACGTTGACCCGCTAAAGGAGATGGTTGATATGATGTCTGCAATGAGGAGTTACGAAGCTAACCTTACTGCTTTCAATACTTGCAAGAACGAGATTTTGAATACCGTGGATATACTCAAAGCTTAATTGAGGGAGATTTGTTATGAAAGTTGGTTTTGAAGTGAAGGCTCCTGCTGTTTTGAGTTTGGGTGAGAAGAGAGAGGATAGAGATAAGGGATTTGTTGAGGTTTTTGAGGATTTTCTTAAAGATGTAAACAACGACCAGTTAGAAGCAAGAGCTGTAGAAAAAGAGTTGGCATCGGGGAAAGTGGAGAACTTGCAGCAGGCTATATACACCATTGAGAAAGCTGATATTTCTCTTCGTTTACTTGTTGAAATAAGGAATAAAGCTGTTGAGAGTTATCAAGAAATAATGAGAATGCAGGTTTAAGGTAAGAGGTTAATAGGTGAACCTTGAAGAGATAAAGACAAAAGTAGAGAAATTCTTGAGAGAGAAGGCTACTCCTAAAAATATAGTGATAATTATTTCCCTTTTAGCGA contains:
- a CDS encoding sigma-70 family RNA polymerase sigma factor, with translation MYKKSKKEIVLENLPLVKKVASKIYKRLPDNTLEFEELVNVGVIGLIKAIDKYDENKAKFSTYAYIKIRGEILDFLRKLDFVSRGVREKIKNGEIEDIKGEAAVFLSIEEALFGDDSTLTLGDTLASADDSPEDIVVLKDLKEALAKAISQLNDNEKLVLQLLFVEEFDLKSAAEVMGVSVSRVSQIKKAALLKLREYLKDSV
- a CDS encoding flagellar biosynthesis protein FlhF, producing the protein MNVKVYEGKDFESVVEKAKKELGEDAYILYYEVEKRGIPPFRKKYFRVFFSVNGGKQKEGESVQEIQKVEKEIEELKQLVSEIKNAVENQSSVPLPVPEHIDNGVFLGKEILTEFTGDAVELIQILVKKGVKPEVAAEIVKESCGLDIETEKLDLNTSSFKEALLKGISAKINFTGDFQPKEGEKVVYAFVGPTGVGKTTNLFKLASKFVIEEDLKVGIITTDTFKVAAVQQVREYAHVLNIPYFVVSDSKKMKEVMEKIEDLDVILIDTVGRSHYDYWRLGEIKVTLSGLNVPLNVVLLVSCNYETSEAVEVVNRYRSFFPVNALFLTKLDETSKPGNLLNLPFITSLPLSYISTGQRVPEDLKVLSPEVITDILLGK
- a CDS encoding MinD/ParA family ATP-binding protein, with translation MNSQLESLAKAIKRKKKKKKRCKVITVSSGKGGVGKTGVSISLAYALSSIFGKKVLLLDCDIGLGNVHVVLNLRPDKSIRSLLNGEKIENVIQSVKGLDVILGFSGIESFIDFESFESADFIYQLEKVFENYDYVVIDNAAGLNKQTVSFSRIADSTYIVTTPEPTALTDAYAFVKSMYKLYDYSSFKVIINMCASKREGYKTYERLRDSAKTFLGLNLPLVGILPFSERVKECLLKKKLILESYPSDPYSLEIKRIVQLEVGEIIKEDLKEGFISRLLGFLK
- the flhA gene encoding flagellar biosynthesis protein FlhA; the encoded protein is MKETLSLYYTKFYKYSDVLFVVLILAILASMILPIPPFVLDILLTASITFSLIILMVTVYVNHPLELSSFPSLLLLATLFRLSLNVATTRRILLHGNEGPDAAGSVIKAFGEFVVGGNYVVGLVVFFILVVINYIVITKGTERISEVAARFTLDAMPGKQMSIDADLNAGLIDEQEARRRREEIAREADFYGAMDGASKFIRGDAIAGIIITFINIIGGLIIGVFQHHMSFADAAKTFTLLTVGDGLVSQIPSLITSTAAGLMVTRAAAETDLGHEIFKQLTSYYKPLFMASLALAIMAIVPGMPTVPFALLSALIAAVAYMIYQSEKQKEIEEAEKKARELLKQSQKAEEKPEDIVVQPEPLALEIGYSLIPYVDESQNGEIVKKIRNLRKQIAKELGIIVPLIHLKDNLELKPGEYRILLRDVEIARGEVIPGKYLAIDTGGTKGKIEGIPTKEPAFGLTAYWIDESQKDRAKLLGYTVVDVPTVIVTHLSEVIKKHAHEIVSRIEVKQLVDNLSKKYPVVKDIVPEIVPYGILTKVVQNLLREGIPVKDLLTIIEAVSDNIEKTRDPDVLTEFARQALSRLITSLYAKDGVITALSLSPEVEDYIVEKVKQNNGYLPPLDPVFVQNLVKAVSQNVEKFIINQITPVILTSPAVRRYVRRILEPYLPSVAVLSYTEVEPGVKVNLIGTVKTE